The following proteins come from a genomic window of Leopardus geoffroyi isolate Oge1 chromosome A3, O.geoffroyi_Oge1_pat1.0, whole genome shotgun sequence:
- the WFDC9 gene encoding protein WFDC9, translated as MKPWVLLLNVIIYGVVMPLPVLGGLRNKTFFSVGRRVVEQCWIQPLLQYCEKRCTRLQECLSPNHTCCWTFCGNICLDNEEPFKSMLNL; from the exons ATGAAGCCCTGGGTTCTCCTACTCAACGTGATCATCtatggggttgtgatgcctctgCCTGTGCTGGGAGGCCTCAGGAACAAGACATTTT TTTCAGTTGGAAGAAGAGTGGTCGAGCAGTGCTGGATACAGCCTCTGTTACAGTACTGTGAGAAGAGGTGCACTAGATTACAGGAGTGTTTATCTCCCAATCATACATGCTGCTGGACCTTCTGTGGAAACATCTGCTTGGACAATGA AGAACCCTTTAAATCCATGCTAAACCTCTAG
- the LOC123579631 gene encoding protein WFDC11-like: MKGLFLQMFTLYCAVIIMSVAGALREKSQTQSPYSVIVELKPRHCPRPPNDYECGRRCKYAWQCGAGYECCYSLCGPICMNVRKHEADTEDYTPVTTTTTPAFTFSMTTSLTG; the protein is encoded by the exons ATGAAGGGGTTGTTTCTCCAGATGTTCACACTGTATTGTGCGGTGATCATCATGTCAGTGGCAGGAGCACTGAGAGAAAAATCTCAGACTCAGTCTCCTTATTCAG TTATAGTAGAACTGAAACCGAGACACTGCCCGAGGCCTCCCAATGACTACGAGTGCGGCAGAAGGTGCAAGTATGCCTGGCAATGCGGTGCGGGCTACGAATGCTGCTATTCTCTCTGTGGTCCTATCTGCATGAACGTCAGAAAACATG AGGCTGACACTGAGGACTATACAcccgtcaccaccaccaccacgccAGCGTTTACTTTTTCCATGACCACCAGCCTGACTGGTTAA
- the WFDC8 gene encoding WAP four-disulfide core domain protein 8 isoform X2 — protein MWGSWAKRHLPVHSSVFSPRNVVFLLLLSLSLEETSSSPMKRVKEKPGVCPHERITCETKVPDWCQTDGHCVEQMKCCSFACGKKCMDPLQEPCMLPSEQGNCNSNIMHWYFDNKHHLCKPFTYGGCYGNANNFISKEHCMMACTLIVKKGHCPLFPFKNRMECSSLCKSDIDCPQSDKCCESMCGFVCATAWTAKSGFCPHKPVVCSTFDRPKCLQDNDCPVSQKCCSHCGLKCLEPQK, from the exons ATGTGGGGAAGCTGGGCAAAGAG GCACCTTCCTGTCCACAGTTCAGTCTTCTCCCCAAGGAATGTAGTGttcctgctgcttctctctctctctttggaggAGACATCTTCATCGCCAATGAAAAGAGTCAAAG AGAAACCAGGAGTGTGCCCCCATGAGAGGATCACCTGTGAAACGAAAGTTCCAGATTGGTGCCAAACTGATGGGCACTGCGTGGAACAGATGAAGTGCTGCTCATTTGCCTGTGGGAAGAAGTGCATGGATCCACTCCAAG AACCCTGCATGCTACCCTCAGAGCAAGGAAACTGTAACAGTAATATCATGCACTGGTATTTTGACAATAAACATCACCTCTGCAAACCCTTTACCTATGGAGGCTGCTATGGGAATGCTAACAACTTCATCAGCAAGGAACACTGCATGATGGCTTGCACATTAATTG TCAAGAAAGGACATTGCCCACTCTTCCCTTTCAAGAACCGTATGGAGTGTTCATCTCTGTGTAAGAGTGACATCGATTGCCCCCAAAGTGACAAATGTTGTGAATCCATGTGTGGCTTTGTTTGTGCCACGGCCTGGACAG CCAAATCAGGTTTCTGCCCACACAAGCCTGTGGTGTGTTCCACATTTGATAGACCCAAGTGCCTTCAGGATAATGATTGCCCAGTGTCACAGAAGTGCTGTTCACATTGTGGACTGAAGTGCCTGGAACCTCAAAAATGA
- the WFDC8 gene encoding WAP four-disulfide core domain protein 8 isoform X1, with product MVLSTPSVSLSGLCLIPTPPVTPHRHLPVHSSVFSPRNVVFLLLLSLSLEETSSSPMKRVKEKPGVCPHERITCETKVPDWCQTDGHCVEQMKCCSFACGKKCMDPLQEPCMLPSEQGNCNSNIMHWYFDNKHHLCKPFTYGGCYGNANNFISKEHCMMACTLIVKKGHCPLFPFKNRMECSSLCKSDIDCPQSDKCCESMCGFVCATAWTAKSGFCPHKPVVCSTFDRPKCLQDNDCPVSQKCCSHCGLKCLEPQK from the exons ATGGTTCTCAGCACAccctctgtatctctgtctgGCTTGTGCCTAATCCCCACGCCTCCTGTCACCCCACACAGGCACCTTCCTGTCCACAGTTCAGTCTTCTCCCCAAGGAATGTAGTGttcctgctgcttctctctctctctttggaggAGACATCTTCATCGCCAATGAAAAGAGTCAAAG AGAAACCAGGAGTGTGCCCCCATGAGAGGATCACCTGTGAAACGAAAGTTCCAGATTGGTGCCAAACTGATGGGCACTGCGTGGAACAGATGAAGTGCTGCTCATTTGCCTGTGGGAAGAAGTGCATGGATCCACTCCAAG AACCCTGCATGCTACCCTCAGAGCAAGGAAACTGTAACAGTAATATCATGCACTGGTATTTTGACAATAAACATCACCTCTGCAAACCCTTTACCTATGGAGGCTGCTATGGGAATGCTAACAACTTCATCAGCAAGGAACACTGCATGATGGCTTGCACATTAATTG TCAAGAAAGGACATTGCCCACTCTTCCCTTTCAAGAACCGTATGGAGTGTTCATCTCTGTGTAAGAGTGACATCGATTGCCCCCAAAGTGACAAATGTTGTGAATCCATGTGTGGCTTTGTTTGTGCCACGGCCTGGACAG CCAAATCAGGTTTCTGCCCACACAAGCCTGTGGTGTGTTCCACATTTGATAGACCCAAGTGCCTTCAGGATAATGATTGCCCAGTGTCACAGAAGTGCTGTTCACATTGTGGACTGAAGTGCCTGGAACCTCAAAAATGA